CCCTGGCCGTGCCGCAGCCGAATTTCTTTGGCGTGCTGGAAGACGTCGACGCGCTGACGGACGCCGCCCACGCGGCCGGCGCGCTGGTCATCGGCGTGGTCAACCCGCTGGCGCTGGCGATCCTGAAACCGCCCGGCCAGTGGGGCGCGCGCGGCGCGGACATTGCTTGCGGCGAAGGCCAGCCGCTGGGCATTCCGCTGGCCGGTGGCGGGCCGTATCTGGGGTTCATGGCCTGTCGCGAGGGGCTGGTGCGCCAATTGCCGGGCCGCATTGCCGGCCGCACGGTGGATATGGACGGCAAGGATGGTTTCACCCTGACGCTGCAGGCGCGCGAGCAGCACATCCGCCGCGCCAAGGCGACGTCCAACATCTGCACCAACCAGGGTCTGCTGGCGACCGCGGCGACGCTGTACATGAGCCTGATGGGGCCGGCCGGGCTGACCACCGTGGCGCGCCAGAGCCACGCCAACCTGCGCCTGCTGTGCGAGCGCCTGTGCGCGCTGCCGGGCGTGACACCCGCGTTCAGCGGGCCGACCTTCAACGAGACTGTCTTGCGCCTGCCGGGCGATCTGCCGCGCATGCTGGATGGTCTGCTGGAGCGCGACATTCTGGGCGGCCTGCCGCTGGCGGAACACTACCCGGAACTGGCCGACGGCTTGCTGGTGTGCGCCACGGAGCTGACGCCCCCGGCGGCCTGCGAGCGCTACGCCGCGGCGCTGGCCGAATTGCTCTGAGCCGTTGTGCAGACGACCCACTGGCGGGGCGTTGGCGTCGCCTTTCTGGCCGGTGTCGCGGCGGCCACGGCGCTGGCCAAGGCCAGTCCGGCCGCGCTCGACCTGCGCAGTGCGCTGCATCTGACGCTGGCCCAGATCGGCTGGGTGATGTCGGTCGGCACTATCGCCACGTTCGCGCTCGGCGTCGCCTCCGGGCAACTGAGTCAC
This Immundisolibacter cernigliae DNA region includes the following protein-coding sequences:
- the gcvPA gene encoding aminomethyl-transferring glycine dehydrogenase subunit GcvPA, whose amino-acid sequence is MPFIPHTADEVTAMLRAVGVPDIGALFDEIAPGLRIADLPGVPDGLPEWEVGALLTERTAGDRNPTCFLGAGAYQHHIPAAVWQLVSRGEFYSAYTPYQAEASQGTLQVLYEFQSMIAGLCALEVANASLYDGASALAEAVLMAVRANGQAGRRVLLPRALHPAYRAAVRGIVARQGIELVEPGFDAQTGRSVLDGIDWTGVAALAVPQPNFFGVLEDVDALTDAAHAAGALVIGVVNPLALAILKPPGQWGARGADIACGEGQPLGIPLAGGGPYLGFMACREGLVRQLPGRIAGRTVDMDGKDGFTLTLQAREQHIRRAKATSNICTNQGLLATAATLYMSLMGPAGLTTVARQSHANLRLLCERLCALPGVTPAFSGPTFNETVLRLPGDLPRMLDGLLERDILGGLPLAEHYPELADGLLVCATELTPPAACERYAAALAELL